Proteins found in one Magnolia sinica isolate HGM2019 chromosome 5, MsV1, whole genome shotgun sequence genomic segment:
- the LOC131246321 gene encoding pentatricopeptide repeat-containing protein At3g61520, mitochondrial-like, protein MRISSLASFIHSMPMGRMWNRQLQLLLLKYPTPIARMTTMAALRILPPFRHFSSTPIEAGVDDSKTSLPKATADVGSVVEMLQLRNKEDGEWNSEELQSLLSSAPFTPSHLLQVIRGLGDSKIGLRFFEWTRNQSLLLSSEQGEAIHGPSAYRALFELASREQPNPHLRMLELLQKSREQGFSLTTDSASLLIHCFGRAGLASECVQVFEEIKPPLRKTRLYNNLLDVLFKLECTDKALTLASGMLRPDSKCQPNHVTGSIIFSTLLKRIPRKVAEEVVVNLVLEMGKHKVFPDAFQFTQWVTRLCRSGNSSKAWDVLHAIEKMGGPVETPSFNALLTGLGRDKDFKRMNLLLAEMKDMCVQPNVVTFSILINHLCKSRQVDEALQVLDKMTRGGEPQTNSATALPDIITFNTIIDGLCKVGRQEEGLALVDRMRTEYGCSPNTVTYNCLIDGFCKAGAIEKSQELFSQMMEDGVPLNVVTLNTIVNGMCKHGRISTALEFFSDMCSKGLKGNAVTYSTLIDAFLHANNVNKAVELFEEMVRGGLSPDSITYFILISGLSQAGRPEEACSIASSMQEAGFHLDVISYNNLISGLCRKNKLDKAHEMLEEMERAGIKPDVATFNTLIAALSKGGHFLTAHQVMGKMVEDGCKPSVVTYGALIHGYCKASNLNEALKIFRAMGAAGVQPNAVIYTMLIDFLCKAGELDAALLLMDEMRVGGVPPSAATYNAMFKGLRDQNLLEKAFELMDQMTEQCCNPDYITMEILTEWLSAVGEMSRLRQFVHGSVVSV, encoded by the coding sequence ATGAGGATTTCATCTTTagcttcattcattcattcaatgcCAATGGGAAGGATGTGGAACAGACAGTTACAGCTACTTCTGCTCAAATACCCAACACCGATAGCAAGAATGACAACAATGGCAGCTCTACGTATTCTACCTCCCTTTCGCCATTTCTCATCAACCCCCATCGAAGCCGGAGTTGACGACTCCAAAACGTCTCTTCCAAAAGCAACAGCAGATGTTGGTTCTGTGGTAGAAATGTTGCAGCTCCGTAACAAGGAAGATGGTGAGTGGAACAGCGAGGAATTGCAGTCTCTCCTCTCTTCGGCTCCTTTCACCCCTTCTCATCTTCTCCAAGTTATCCGTGGCTTGGGCGACAGCAAAATCGGCCTCCGCTTCTTCGAGTGGACCCGTAATCAGTCCTTGTTGTTGTCATCAGAGCAAGGAGAAGCCATCCATGGTCCCTCTGCCTATCGGGCCTTGTTTGAGCTTGCTAGCAGAGAGCAGCCAAACCCCCACCTTAGAATGCTAGAGCTTCTGCAAAAATCAAGGGAACAAGGCTTCTCCCTCACCACGGACTCTGCTTCCCTTCTCATTCATTGCTTTGGGAGGGCTGGGTTGGCCTCTGAATGTGTCCAAGTCTTCGAGGAGATCAAACCACCCCTTCGTAAGACCCGCCTCTATAACAACCTCCTTGACGTCCTTTTCAAATTGGAATGCACAGACAAAGCACTCACCCTTGCTTCTGGCATGCTCCGCCCTGATTCAAAATGCCAGCCCAATCATGTCACTGGCTCCATCATCTTCTCCACTCTCTTAAAGAGAATCCCCCGCAAGGTTGCCGAAGAAGTTGTCGTCAACCTGGTTCTTGAGATGGGGAAGCACAAGGTTTTTCCAGATGCTTTCCAATTCACGCAATGGGTCACCCGGCTCTGCAGGAGTGGCAATTCAAGCAAGGCCTGGGATGTTCTACATGCCATAGAGAAAATGGGTGGGCCCGTTGAGACCCCCTCCTTCAATGCTCTCCTTACTGGCCTCGGCAGAGACAAGGATTTCAAGAGGATGAATCTGCTGCTTGCTGAGATGAAGGACATGTGCGTCCAACCCAATGTTGTGACTTTCAGCATCCTTATTAATCATCTCTGCAAGTCCCGACAGGTTGATGAGGCATTGCAGGTGTTGGACAAAATGACCAGGGGAGGGGAACCACAGACAAATTCTGCAACTGCTCTGCCTGATATCATCACATTCAACACTATTATTGACGGACTCTGCAAGGTCGGAAGACAAGAAGAAGGCCTGGCTTTGGTGGATAGGATGAGAACGGAGTATGGATGTTCTCCCAATACCGTTACTTACAACTGCTTGATCGACGGGTTCTGCAAAGCAGGTGCGATTGAGAAATCACAAGAGCTGTTCAGtcagatgatggaagatggggtcCCCCTGAATGTGGTCACATTGAACACGATCGTGAATGGAATGTGCAAGCATGGGAGGATCAGCACTGCTCTCGAGTTCTTCAGTGACATGTGCAGTAAGGGCCTGAAAGGCAATGCTGTTACATACAGCACCCTAATTGACGCTTTTCTTCATGCGAACAATGTCAACAAAGCGGTGGAGTTGTTTGAGGAAATGGTGAGAGGTGGTTTGTCTCCAGATTCCATCACATACTTCATTTTGATCTCTGGCCTGAGCCAGGCTGGGCGACCGGAAGAGGCATGCTCCATTGCATCATCGATGCAAGAAGCCGGATTCCACCTTGATGTGATCAGCTACAACAATCTGATCAGTGGGTTGTGCAGGAAGAATAAACTCGATAAGGCTCATGAGATGCTCGAGGAAATGGAGCGGGCAGGCATCAAGCCGGATGTGGCCACATTCAACACACTCATTGCTGCCTTAAGCAAGGGTGGTCATTTTTTGACTGCTCATCAAGTCATGGGCAAGATGGTCGAAGATGGCTGCAAGCCTTCTGTGGTCACATACGGTGCTTTGATCCATGGATACTGCAAGGCAAGCAATCTCAATGAAGCCTTGAAGATTTTCAGGGCCATGGGTGCAGCTGGGGTCCAACCAAACGCTGTGATATATACCATGCTGATCGATTTTCTTTGTAAGGCGGGTGAGCTTGATGCAGCCCTTTTGCTGATGGATGAGATGAGAGTGGGAGGGGTACCTCCAAGTGCGGCCACATACAATGCCATGTTCAAAGGCCTACGGGACCAGAATCTGTTGGAAAAGGCATTTGAGCTGATGGATCAGATGACGGAACAGTGCTGCAATCCTGATTATATAACTATGGAGATCCTTACGGAGTGGCTTTCTGCAGTCGGTGAGATGTCGAGGTTGAGACAATTTGTGCATGGGAGTGTGGTTTCGGTCTGA